In Leptospira harrisiae, a genomic segment contains:
- a CDS encoding acyltransferase family protein has protein sequence MSVLKDAFLSVFRQRAGEIESLNGLRAFAILGILIFHTSPFLEFTGMFTGYIAIIYPGLQSGVALFFVLSGYLISFGLMKEWEKKRQINFRLFFINRSLRIFPAYYFYLILAHLVALKIAETLVNSQATGTAELAASAESVLAQIENFKFDLIYMSDYFQSYNVHTWSLSIEEKFYLILPFLSAFVIFRLAKGSRLLFLFFLYLVPLFFRIFSYFDSATQYPNHHSFHFRFDDLIAGVIVMDLHLHWNIQTLVKRFQNILIPIILLGYGSTLFFSQHSFPFFYYVFSFNGYNIIFGMLLLLCLSEQNILKSFFELRIFRPIARLSYTMYLWNGMIAILAIKSATAKINKIGTANWFDYGSTVINFLFLTFCISYLLYLLVEYPFLFWKERLKTNSKKESVK, from the coding sequence ATGTCAGTGCTGAAAGATGCTTTTTTATCTGTTTTTAGACAAAGAGCTGGGGAAATCGAATCTCTAAATGGTCTACGGGCTTTCGCAATTTTAGGTATTTTAATTTTTCATACTTCTCCTTTCCTTGAGTTTACTGGGATGTTTACAGGATATATTGCAATTATCTATCCGGGATTACAATCTGGAGTCGCCCTATTTTTTGTTTTAAGTGGCTATTTAATTTCCTTTGGTCTTATGAAAGAATGGGAAAAAAAACGCCAAATAAATTTTAGATTATTTTTTATTAACCGTTCTTTAAGAATATTTCCAGCCTACTATTTTTATTTGATCTTAGCGCATTTGGTAGCCTTAAAAATCGCGGAAACCTTAGTGAACTCACAAGCGACTGGGACAGCAGAACTTGCTGCGTCTGCCGAATCAGTTCTAGCACAAATAGAAAATTTTAAATTCGATTTAATTTATATGTCTGATTATTTTCAGAGTTATAATGTTCACACTTGGTCGTTATCAATAGAGGAGAAGTTCTATTTAATACTTCCATTTCTCTCCGCTTTTGTAATATTTCGTTTAGCAAAAGGGAGCCGATTGTTGTTCCTTTTCTTTCTGTATTTAGTTCCACTTTTTTTTAGAATATTCTCTTATTTCGATTCAGCAACCCAATATCCGAATCACCACTCTTTCCATTTTCGATTCGACGACCTGATTGCTGGAGTCATTGTAATGGATTTACATTTACATTGGAACATTCAAACACTGGTCAAACGATTCCAAAATATTCTAATTCCAATCATTTTACTTGGGTATGGATCGACTTTGTTTTTTTCACAACATAGCTTCCCATTTTTTTATTATGTGTTTTCTTTTAACGGATACAATATCATCTTCGGCATGCTTCTTTTGCTCTGTCTCTCAGAGCAAAACATTTTAAAATCTTTCTTTGAACTTAGAATATTTCGACCTATTGCCCGCTTAAGTTATACAATGTATCTTTGGAATGGTATGATTGCCATTCTGGCAATCAAGAGCGCAACAGCCAAGATCAACAAAATTGGTACCGCAAATTGGTTCGATTACGGTTCTACGGTAATCAATTTTCTATTTCTTACATTTTGTATTAGTTACTTACTATATCTCTTAGTTGAGTATCCGTTTTTATTTTGGAAAGAGCGGCTAAAAACCAACTCAAAAAAAGAATCAGTAAAGTAA
- a CDS encoding RNA polymerase sigma factor — MNDKSYIELLNQSKSGDHRAWTVLQNRFSRFATKFASKMINDDDLSQDVVQESFWDLYQNLEKITSPVAFPTLLKRAIIKHSDRILRKKENQNLVFVDPKQIDQNSDELDSSYFEKECYETIFNNVNKLDPDDQKLVELYYYKNYSLDEISKSEGKTLSFIKKRHVYVKKILRNGIGETFRPEANSQFMMVA; from the coding sequence ATGAATGACAAATCCTATATTGAACTTTTAAACCAATCGAAGTCTGGTGATCACAGAGCTTGGACTGTATTACAAAATCGGTTCTCTCGTTTTGCGACCAAATTTGCATCTAAGATGATCAACGATGATGATCTTTCGCAGGATGTGGTGCAGGAATCTTTTTGGGATTTGTATCAAAATCTAGAAAAAATAACATCGCCAGTGGCCTTTCCTACACTTTTGAAAAGGGCAATTATTAAACACAGTGACCGCATTTTACGGAAAAAGGAAAACCAAAATTTAGTTTTTGTGGATCCGAAGCAAATAGATCAAAATTCTGATGAGTTAGATTCCTCGTATTTTGAGAAAGAATGTTATGAAACAATATTTAACAATGTAAATAAATTAGATCCCGATGATCAGAAGTTAGTTGAACTTTATTATTACAAAAATTATTCGTTAGATGAAATTTCAAAATCAGAGGGCAAAACATTATCATTTATCAAAAAAAGACATGTTTACGTCAAAAAAATTCTCAGAAACGGAATCGGTGAGACGTTTCGGCCTGAGGCCAACTCGCAATTTATGATGGTAGCTTAG
- a CDS encoding ClpP family protease — protein METTQVYSNGQIENVYLEQRKVFLWGEVNDNSARYLIDRFLYLEAMDPTRPIHLYIHSPGGSTYAGLAILDVMKSLHNPVYTTCLGMAMSFGAVLLLSGAKGNRFAYPHSKVLIHQPHVMGEFKGPAEDIRIFAESVRREKDLLNEIMAKATGQPLEKLMEDTERDTWFSAKEALEYGIIDKIIGD, from the coding sequence TTGGAAACAACTCAAGTTTACTCTAATGGACAAATCGAAAATGTATATCTGGAACAACGTAAAGTATTTCTTTGGGGGGAAGTTAACGATAACTCTGCAAGATATTTAATCGATCGTTTTTTGTATTTAGAAGCTATGGATCCAACAAGACCAATTCATTTATACATTCACTCTCCCGGAGGGTCAACTTATGCAGGTTTGGCGATACTTGATGTAATGAAGAGCCTCCATAATCCTGTTTATACTACTTGTTTAGGAATGGCCATGTCTTTTGGTGCTGTTTTACTTCTATCAGGAGCAAAAGGAAATCGGTTTGCATATCCTCACAGTAAAGTGCTCATCCACCAGCCACATGTGATGGGAGAATTCAAAGGTCCTGCGGAAGACATTCGTATATTTGCTGAGTCGGTAAGAAGAGAAAAAGACCTGTTAAATGAAATTATGGCTAAGGCAACCGGCCAACCTTTAGAAAAACTGATGGAGGATACGGAAAGAGATACTTGGTTTTCGGCAAAGGAAGCACTCGAATATGGAATCATTGATAAAATTATCGGTGATTGA
- a CDS encoding YndJ family transporter produces the protein MNENCILLVILSFGYLIAPFFSNRFFLFQSKIYKQVHLISFFLLLLAINCNIPKLTITWTFFSGFGIILFCRIYWKNLFLFHTWIKLVPLGFGFLSSIWFFCGMNECHLLGYQTTWSYYAAIHSCFIGWLFLSGISYLSARNLSTKIAIFFNLAIVIFFLIIAFGIYGNPFLKKLGVVGYSILLPVAILHSKILSQNPNRISQFLGRCSLFFLCLTFLIALFHEFYSDFPKYIFGFPLMVLVHGSINAFLVIPCFLGSIVFREIKPLQ, from the coding sequence ATGAACGAAAATTGTATATTACTGGTAATACTTAGTTTCGGATATTTAATTGCACCATTTTTCAGTAATCGATTCTTTTTGTTCCAATCAAAAATATATAAACAAGTTCACTTGATTTCTTTTTTTCTTTTGCTTTTAGCAATTAATTGTAATATACCAAAGTTAACCATTACGTGGACTTTTTTTTCAGGATTTGGAATAATTTTATTTTGTAGAATCTACTGGAAAAATTTATTTCTGTTCCATACTTGGATCAAATTAGTTCCATTGGGATTTGGTTTTCTTTCTTCAATTTGGTTCTTTTGTGGTATGAATGAATGCCACTTACTTGGATATCAAACTACCTGGAGTTACTATGCAGCCATTCATAGTTGTTTCATAGGTTGGCTGTTTTTATCGGGGATCAGTTACCTTTCAGCGAGGAACCTAAGCACAAAAATCGCTATATTTTTTAATCTGGCAATTGTTATTTTTTTTCTGATCATCGCATTTGGAATCTACGGAAATCCATTTTTAAAAAAATTGGGTGTGGTTGGATATTCCATTTTACTTCCTGTTGCTATTCTACATTCAAAGATTTTATCTCAAAACCCAAACAGGATATCTCAATTTTTGGGTAGGTGTAGTTTGTTTTTTCTTTGCCTCACTTTCCTAATAGCTCTCTTTCATGAATTTTACTCTGATTTTCCAAAATACATTTTTGGTTTTCCTTTGATGGTATTGGTTCATGGAAGTATCAATGCTTTCTTAGTGATCCCATGTTTTTTAGGATCAATTGTATTTCGTGAGATAAAACCTTTGCAGTAA
- a CDS encoding SH3 domain-containing protein: MKIHITIVFLILVSTFSPLLPCEPFDPIFLKPSDTSREDKDFFSFKQKLEKAISDKDIKFIESIVDPKISFDFSEDGMGKTKFLKYWNLNQNPKNSDFWKVFSQTINLGFAYKDNIWSAPFLFTQTPESVDSYSYSLITGNTVNIRNKPSKKGAVVTQLSWEFVKNEYDETLKPDPKEPCNWSKVCISDGQVGYVCEQYLRSPMDHRVGFSKKNNKWMMIFFVQGGD, encoded by the coding sequence ATGAAAATTCACATTACCATTGTTTTTCTCATCTTAGTCTCAACCTTTTCCCCACTCCTCCCTTGCGAGCCTTTTGATCCTATTTTTTTAAAACCAAGTGATACATCTAGAGAAGACAAAGATTTTTTTTCCTTTAAACAAAAGTTAGAAAAAGCAATCTCAGACAAAGATATAAAATTTATCGAATCAATTGTTGATCCGAAGATTTCATTTGATTTTTCTGAAGACGGGATGGGAAAAACGAAATTTTTAAAGTATTGGAATTTAAATCAAAATCCAAAAAATTCCGATTTTTGGAAGGTATTTTCCCAAACAATCAATCTTGGTTTTGCTTATAAAGACAATATCTGGTCCGCTCCTTTTTTATTCACTCAAACCCCGGAATCAGTAGATTCTTATAGTTATTCACTTATCACAGGAAATACGGTCAACATTCGCAACAAACCATCCAAAAAAGGTGCCGTAGTAACACAACTTAGCTGGGAGTTTGTTAAAAATGAATATGATGAAACTCTAAAACCAGATCCAAAGGAACCATGTAACTGGAGTAAGGTATGTATTTCTGACGGACAGGTTGGATATGTTTGCGAACAATACTTAAGAAGCCCGATGGACCATCGTGTAGGATTTTCAAAGAAAAACAATAAATGGATGATGATTTTCTTTGTGCAAGGTGGAGATTAA
- a CDS encoding TolC family protein: MRKSKRIFKFSFFCFLFTASLICTPIFSKEKSKKDFSFDEAIRFALQNNKQVAIAKYEIEFSKADRITAGLRPNPFLNLVADVLPYNPTSKEFDPNRNQYGVSFGFIYETENKREERINVANKKLKMEELIYLESLRKISLGTGNLFIATLAARERYLLAEENYKNLVNIVEINKIRFKKEDISKLELLRSEVAQDQYAVAKVSAQVDYIKLKNELIVVLGLNPSEVDIFLSGNLDSLKQLPKIDADRLLKLATEGRPDYLALANAEDVALANFKLQKANAVPNVSILFDSLVQQNQFMYGMSANLELPVFSRNQGEIAKSQSTRKQAALFREELFLNLAKEMAITEEELKVRFDALEQMRQISLLKSQQAVKIVELAYKGGGSTLLEFLDTTRSYNETRLKYIDALVEYERALLNLKYIAGFDYEPN, from the coding sequence ATGCGCAAATCTAAACGTATTTTTAAATTTTCTTTTTTTTGTTTTTTGTTCACCGCTAGTTTGATTTGTACGCCCATTTTTTCAAAAGAAAAATCTAAAAAAGATTTCAGTTTCGACGAAGCAATTCGGTTTGCACTTCAAAACAACAAACAAGTTGCTATTGCTAAATACGAAATTGAATTTAGCAAAGCGGATCGAATTACTGCAGGACTTCGGCCCAATCCCTTCCTTAATCTTGTGGCCGACGTTTTGCCTTACAATCCCACATCAAAAGAATTTGATCCAAACAGAAACCAATATGGTGTTAGTTTTGGTTTCATTTATGAAACGGAAAACAAACGAGAAGAACGGATTAATGTTGCGAATAAAAAACTAAAGATGGAGGAACTAATTTATTTAGAATCGCTACGCAAAATATCATTAGGAACCGGAAATCTATTTATCGCTACATTGGCTGCACGAGAAAGATATTTATTAGCAGAAGAAAACTATAAAAACTTAGTCAACATTGTTGAAATCAATAAAATTAGATTTAAAAAAGAAGATATATCTAAATTAGAATTATTAAGATCTGAGGTAGCACAAGATCAATATGCCGTAGCAAAAGTATCTGCTCAAGTTGATTACATAAAATTAAAAAATGAACTCATTGTTGTTTTAGGATTAAACCCGAGTGAGGTAGACATATTTCTTTCCGGCAATTTGGATTCTTTAAAACAATTACCAAAAATCGATGCTGATAGATTATTAAAATTAGCAACAGAAGGAAGGCCTGATTATTTGGCATTAGCAAATGCAGAAGATGTAGCTTTAGCAAATTTCAAACTACAAAAAGCAAACGCTGTGCCAAATGTCAGCATTCTCTTCGATTCTCTAGTCCAACAAAACCAGTTTATGTACGGTATGTCCGCGAATTTGGAATTACCAGTTTTTTCAAGAAACCAAGGGGAAATTGCAAAAAGCCAATCAACGCGAAAACAAGCCGCACTATTTCGAGAAGAATTATTTTTAAATTTAGCGAAAGAAATGGCAATTACCGAAGAAGAATTAAAAGTAAGGTTTGATGCACTTGAGCAGATGCGTCAAATCTCTTTATTAAAATCACAACAAGCAGTCAAAATAGTTGAATTAGCTTATAAAGGTGGCGGTTCCACCTTACTTGAATTTTTAGACACAACAAGATCTTATAATGAAACAAGATTAAAATATATTGATGCTTTAGTAGAATACGAAAGGGCATTATTGAATTTAAAATACATTGCGGGATTTGATTACGAACCAAACTAA
- a CDS encoding efflux RND transporter permease subunit codes for MGFIRFSLKNSPIVLFCFLMVSAFGIYSVTHLKIDAYPDVSDTEVIVITKFDGRASSEVEKLVSIPLERALTGIPGLTTTRSQSIFGLSVIRLTFKDHTDEYFARNQVNERLKSIQLPEGTEVPELGPLTSPVGEILRYAVEGDGIPTMELRSIQDWELAPRIQQIQGVADVITFGGDIKEYQIEINPINQDKYNVFLRDLVLAIEENNANTGGNIFKHGNQAIPVRALGAIENEKDIENIIVTEKRDIPIYVKDIGKVRVIPHPPKGILGYRLKSGKEINSGVQGIVMMRKGENPSEVLKLVKERIKNLESFLKNKGIRIRILYDREELVSNTLKTVVRTMMEGITIVMIVLIFLLGNYRVALAVAVTIPFSLLFSFCLMHLIEIPANLLSLGAIDFGIIVDSSIVIIEGIITTIAISSVSKKKVPLDELILRSSDHTEKEVFFSIAVILCAYLPIFLFERVEGKLFKPMAFGLAFTLIGALLFSLTVLPVIFSRFFKDEKRRQTKEFFILTRARIYFLEFLHFFLDHSKKISTRIYAIVVTLLVLVFLGLGTEFLPELDEGAINFRCKLPTGIHLDRTANVANLLREAVGEFPEAKVIITQSGRNDDGTDPFGPNRIEGLITLEDYSKWKTVKSKSEMIEQIKEKFERIVPGAKFSFSQPILDNVAEAVTGSAADLSIQLSGRDVSVLWQKATEIESALEKVQGVSAIGIEQEGPNTELVISIDREAAARAGINFSDIQDITEIAVGGKEISKLYLDNHIYNITVRYPEEYRTSVNSIGNINIKSKYESKYPLSSVAKLELKEMPAKIARKNGNRMVSVWINIEGRDQGGFVNEAKKIVSNHIKLPSDVEIEWGGQFENLTRASKRLMVAVPLTFAIILFILYLMFHNISDSLLVMSSIPVAALGGLSFLLIRGMHFNVSSGVGLISLFGISIMGGVLFVSNFNHEKENSPIKSEVDLKRLISHVSEIQFRPRFLTLTTAIIGLLPAMLTNEIGSDIQRPMATVIVGGLLFTLIIGNFTIPLLCYLSEQRKLRHAQI; via the coding sequence ATGGGTTTCATTCGTTTTTCACTCAAAAACTCTCCGATCGTATTGTTTTGTTTTTTGATGGTTTCTGCATTTGGAATTTATTCGGTCACACATTTAAAAATCGATGCTTATCCGGATGTTTCGGATACTGAAGTGATTGTAATCACAAAATTTGATGGTCGCGCCTCTTCTGAAGTTGAAAAATTAGTATCCATTCCCTTAGAACGTGCGTTAACCGGAATTCCTGGACTAACAACAACTAGGTCACAAAGTATTTTTGGATTATCTGTCATTCGTTTGACGTTTAAAGATCACACAGATGAATACTTTGCAAGAAACCAAGTTAACGAGAGATTAAAATCCATTCAATTGCCAGAAGGAACGGAAGTCCCAGAACTCGGCCCCTTAACTTCCCCCGTAGGAGAAATTTTGCGGTATGCTGTAGAAGGTGATGGTATTCCTACGATGGAACTACGAAGCATTCAAGATTGGGAACTCGCACCTCGGATCCAACAAATCCAAGGTGTTGCTGATGTCATTACGTTTGGTGGTGATATTAAAGAATACCAAATTGAAATTAATCCTATCAATCAGGACAAATACAATGTTTTCCTGAGAGATTTGGTATTAGCCATTGAAGAAAACAATGCAAATACAGGAGGTAACATTTTTAAACATGGGAACCAAGCCATTCCAGTGCGTGCATTAGGTGCTATCGAAAATGAAAAAGATATAGAAAACATCATTGTTACCGAAAAAAGAGACATTCCGATTTATGTAAAAGACATTGGAAAAGTAAGAGTCATCCCCCATCCCCCCAAAGGAATTCTTGGATATCGATTAAAATCAGGTAAAGAAATCAATTCCGGTGTCCAAGGCATCGTGATGATGCGAAAAGGAGAAAACCCTTCTGAAGTTTTAAAATTAGTCAAAGAAAGAATCAAAAACTTAGAAAGTTTTCTAAAGAATAAAGGCATACGTATTCGAATTTTATATGATAGAGAAGAACTCGTATCCAATACATTAAAAACGGTTGTCCGTACCATGATGGAAGGAATCACAATTGTCATGATTGTTTTGATTTTCCTTCTTGGAAATTATAGAGTTGCCCTTGCCGTTGCGGTTACCATTCCATTTTCACTTTTATTCTCTTTCTGTTTAATGCACTTGATCGAAATACCAGCCAACTTACTTTCTTTAGGTGCGATTGATTTTGGAATCATCGTAGATAGTTCTATTGTTATCATTGAAGGAATCATTACAACAATTGCAATCTCTTCCGTTTCAAAAAAGAAAGTTCCTCTGGATGAATTGATCCTTCGTTCCTCAGATCACACGGAAAAAGAGGTTTTTTTTTCCATAGCAGTGATCCTTTGTGCTTACTTACCCATTTTTCTTTTTGAAAGAGTGGAAGGAAAACTTTTCAAACCAATGGCCTTTGGTTTGGCATTCACACTCATAGGTGCTTTGTTATTTTCGTTAACAGTATTGCCTGTTATCTTTTCACGGTTTTTTAAAGACGAAAAACGTCGACAAACTAAAGAATTTTTTATCCTCACTCGTGCCAGAATTTACTTCTTAGAGTTTCTTCATTTTTTTCTAGACCATTCAAAAAAGATAAGCACACGTATCTATGCTATTGTCGTCACACTACTTGTTTTAGTTTTTTTAGGGCTTGGAACTGAGTTTTTACCAGAACTAGATGAGGGTGCGATTAATTTTCGATGCAAATTGCCAACGGGAATTCATTTAGATCGAACTGCAAATGTAGCCAATTTATTGCGAGAAGCTGTGGGAGAATTTCCTGAAGCCAAAGTAATCATCACTCAATCGGGTAGAAATGATGATGGAACCGATCCGTTTGGTCCGAATCGAATTGAAGGATTGATTACTTTAGAAGATTATTCTAAATGGAAAACTGTAAAATCGAAATCTGAGATGATTGAACAGATCAAGGAAAAATTTGAACGAATTGTTCCTGGTGCAAAATTTAGTTTTTCTCAACCCATTCTTGATAATGTGGCGGAAGCTGTCACAGGTTCTGCAGCAGACCTTTCCATTCAACTTTCTGGAAGGGATGTTTCTGTTCTTTGGCAAAAAGCAACGGAAATTGAGTCCGCATTAGAAAAGGTACAAGGTGTCTCTGCCATTGGGATAGAACAAGAAGGCCCTAATACTGAGCTTGTGATTTCTATTGATAGAGAAGCAGCAGCAAGAGCAGGGATTAATTTTTCCGACATTCAAGATATTACAGAAATTGCAGTTGGAGGGAAAGAGATTAGCAAACTATATCTCGATAACCACATTTACAATATTACGGTTCGATATCCCGAAGAGTATAGAACATCCGTTAACTCAATCGGTAACATCAATATAAAAAGTAAATATGAAAGCAAATACCCTTTATCGTCAGTAGCCAAATTAGAATTAAAAGAAATGCCTGCAAAAATTGCACGTAAAAATGGAAATCGGATGGTTTCTGTTTGGATCAATATCGAAGGAAGAGACCAAGGCGGATTTGTGAATGAAGCAAAAAAAATTGTCTCTAACCATATCAAACTACCTTCCGATGTAGAAATTGAATGGGGAGGCCAATTTGAAAACCTAACAAGAGCAAGCAAACGATTGATGGTTGCAGTGCCACTTACCTTTGCCATCATTTTATTTATTCTATATCTTATGTTTCACAATATTTCAGATAGTCTATTAGTGATGTCAAGTATCCCAGTGGCTGCCTTAGGTGGACTTTCTTTTCTTTTGATAAGAGGAATGCACTTCAATGTTTCCTCTGGCGTCGGCCTAATTTCTCTTTTCGGAATCTCCATTATGGGAGGTGTTCTCTTTGTTTCCAATTTTAACCATGAAAAAGAAAATTCACCAATCAAATCAGAAGTAGATCTCAAAAGACTAATTTCTCATGTTTCAGAAATTCAATTTCGGCCCAGATTCTTAACTCTTACAACGGCTATCATTGGATTACTTCCCGCAATGTTAACTAACGAAATAGGTTCAGACATCCAAAGGCCGATGGCGACAGTGATTGTAGGTGGTTTGTTATTCACTCTCATTATTGGTAATTTCACAATCCCTCTACTCTGTTATCTAAGCGAACAAAGAAAACTACGCCATGCGCAAATCTAA